In a genomic window of Roseiflexus castenholzii DSM 13941:
- a CDS encoding coiled-coil domain-containing protein: MILLIHARKAGALALLTLLLAVLVAPALAQSNPTIIDETGNLDVAAVQRAARPLVDRGARVGVFLVQRGGEDDALRQYQRADLASGSNINTDVIAIYVSFDPRYSEIAYGDRWNAALRTNNNVETIRQNQLNPGLASGNATRGVVDALTAIERSIVTPPTPAGGTTVNIDPVPIVGGVIFLVLLAVAGPMLWSGFQKRRAAAKALETARTAMDEARRLASSAIVDLSQALRDAQEKAKFDRVSYAEADVRHLAAMQGDIEQQFARLQERFAETEKSLVLRKMPALADYEAAAQQYRQIAQEANAVRERLVQVEAHRAELDRIAQAAPDEVDRAKKALADVAAQLSDLSADLQPEAVFHSAESLVERAEQLLKERRAADAIAAAGAASAAITALAGAIARMRDIQDGIAAGRAAAERAAEQGFRVDAGMASFNTAEGLLRQAAAALPIIGPEGIAGLLDQADKARELGVIRGGGLPARYRANLERIEKIRADGEALAAFIDEGWRVFDLVDEFAESAWSDIRGNGSEAERAADEAQELWERAAERNSMERQEFIEAGADLDQAEERIAYARALIEAIIKRLKDLEAARDAARDEIAAAEADILQGRAFLAANDPDVGKEPEKLLARAESALAQARAEMQQERPDWLQIVRLAHEANHLADEALRGARSEVEAMDRLREQLKRMQQVATAEVQKIVQFITVHSRDIPVGAKDRINGLQINLQAAYRAAQSVEQKEEAARAEALRDAIERYTALEQQAAQIYADIQNHYQRVATLRQQVRTEADRARSAIMRAEQLSARAGNLVMANARGFALLQEARASYHQIGEVSNETDAQRALERAHDAYSKAESASRIFEEQIASAHRNQDSLGDFIGGVLVGTLLNDRPHRRSSWSGGSRSGGGFGGGGRSGGGFGGGGRSGGGFGGGGRSGGGW, encoded by the coding sequence ATGATACTCCTGATCCATGCGCGCAAAGCCGGCGCTCTGGCGCTGCTCACACTGCTCCTGGCGGTGCTGGTCGCCCCGGCGCTGGCGCAATCGAACCCAACGATTATCGACGAAACCGGCAATCTCGACGTTGCCGCCGTACAGCGTGCAGCACGGCCGCTCGTTGACCGCGGCGCGCGCGTGGGGGTGTTTCTGGTGCAGCGCGGCGGCGAGGACGACGCACTGCGCCAATATCAGCGCGCCGATCTCGCCAGCGGCAGCAACATCAATACCGACGTGATCGCCATCTACGTGTCGTTCGACCCGCGCTACTCGGAGATTGCGTATGGCGATCGCTGGAATGCGGCGCTGCGCACGAACAACAATGTCGAAACAATCCGACAGAACCAGTTGAACCCCGGACTGGCGAGCGGCAATGCGACCCGTGGCGTTGTTGACGCACTGACGGCAATTGAGCGCTCAATCGTCACACCGCCGACTCCCGCAGGTGGAACGACGGTCAACATTGATCCGGTTCCGATTGTCGGCGGCGTTATCTTCCTGGTGCTGCTGGCAGTCGCCGGTCCGATGCTCTGGAGTGGTTTCCAGAAGCGCCGTGCGGCAGCGAAGGCGCTGGAAACGGCGCGTACTGCGATGGACGAGGCGCGCCGTTTGGCAAGTTCCGCCATTGTCGATCTCAGCCAGGCGCTGCGCGATGCCCAGGAAAAAGCAAAGTTCGACCGCGTCTCCTACGCAGAGGCGGATGTTCGTCACCTTGCCGCGATGCAAGGCGACATCGAGCAGCAGTTCGCGCGCCTCCAGGAACGGTTTGCCGAGACGGAAAAGAGCCTGGTGTTGCGCAAAATGCCCGCGCTGGCTGACTATGAAGCCGCAGCACAGCAGTATCGCCAGATAGCGCAAGAAGCGAATGCTGTGCGCGAACGGTTGGTGCAGGTCGAAGCGCACCGCGCCGAACTCGACCGCATTGCACAGGCAGCGCCTGATGAGGTGGACCGGGCAAAAAAAGCGCTGGCTGACGTTGCCGCGCAACTCAGCGACCTCAGCGCCGATCTCCAGCCCGAGGCGGTGTTCCACTCCGCCGAATCGCTGGTCGAACGCGCTGAGCAATTGCTGAAGGAGCGCCGCGCTGCCGATGCAATCGCGGCAGCCGGGGCAGCGTCAGCCGCGATCACGGCGCTTGCCGGTGCGATTGCACGCATGCGCGACATCCAGGACGGTATCGCTGCCGGACGCGCGGCGGCTGAACGAGCGGCTGAGCAGGGGTTCCGCGTCGATGCGGGCATGGCATCGTTCAACACTGCCGAAGGGTTGCTGCGCCAGGCAGCGGCAGCATTGCCCATCATCGGACCCGAAGGCATCGCCGGTCTGCTCGACCAGGCGGACAAAGCGCGGGAACTGGGAGTCATCCGTGGCGGCGGGCTACCGGCGCGCTATCGCGCCAACCTCGAACGCATCGAAAAGATCAGAGCAGACGGCGAAGCGCTTGCTGCATTCATCGACGAGGGATGGCGCGTGTTCGACCTTGTCGATGAGTTTGCCGAGAGCGCCTGGAGCGACATTCGCGGCAACGGCAGCGAAGCCGAGCGCGCCGCCGACGAGGCGCAGGAACTGTGGGAGCGGGCTGCCGAACGCAACTCAATGGAGCGACAGGAGTTCATTGAAGCCGGCGCCGATCTCGATCAGGCGGAGGAGCGCATCGCGTATGCGCGCGCGCTTATCGAGGCGATTATCAAGCGCCTGAAAGACCTGGAGGCGGCGCGTGACGCGGCGCGCGATGAGATTGCGGCTGCCGAGGCGGACATTCTCCAGGGGCGCGCGTTCCTTGCCGCCAACGATCCCGATGTCGGCAAGGAACCGGAGAAACTGCTGGCGCGCGCTGAGTCGGCGCTGGCGCAGGCGCGCGCTGAAATGCAGCAGGAGCGCCCTGACTGGCTCCAGATCGTTCGCCTGGCGCATGAAGCCAATCACCTGGCGGATGAGGCGCTGCGCGGCGCGCGCTCCGAAGTCGAGGCAATGGATCGCTTGCGCGAACAACTGAAGCGTATGCAGCAGGTCGCCACGGCTGAAGTGCAGAAGATCGTTCAGTTCATAACCGTTCACTCGCGCGACATCCCGGTTGGCGCGAAGGACCGGATCAACGGCTTGCAGATCAACCTCCAGGCTGCCTATCGCGCAGCGCAGAGCGTTGAACAAAAGGAGGAAGCAGCGCGCGCTGAGGCGCTGCGCGACGCAATTGAGCGCTATACTGCGCTCGAACAGCAGGCTGCCCAGATCTATGCAGATATTCAGAACCACTATCAGCGCGTCGCTACGCTGCGGCAACAGGTGCGCACCGAAGCCGACCGCGCCCGATCGGCGATTATGCGCGCCGAGCAACTCTCGGCGCGCGCAGGAAATCTGGTGATGGCGAATGCGCGCGGCTTTGCGCTGCTCCAGGAAGCGCGCGCGAGTTACCATCAGATCGGCGAGGTCTCCAACGAAACCGACGCGCAGCGCGCGTTGGAGCGCGCGCACGACGCTTACAGCAAAGCCGAAAGTGCGTCGCGGATATTCGAGGAGCAGATCGCATCCGCTCACCGCAATCAGGACAGCCTTGGCGACTTCATCGGCGGCGTGCTGGTCGGAACACTGCTGAACGATCGCCCCCACCGCCGCAGCAGTTGGAGCGGGGGCAGCCGCAGCGGCGGCGGGTTCGGCGGCGGCGGACGCAGCGGCGGCGGGTTCGGCGGCGGCGGACGCAGCGGCGGCGGGTTCGGCGGCGGCGGACGCAGCGGCGGCGGATGGTGA